The Polyangium aurulentum genomic interval GCATATCGCTTGCGCTTCTCACGTTCGGCGCAAAGGAGCTACCATCGCATGCAGCCGGCTCTGCCCCCCCCTCGCCCGAGCGACCAGGCCCGTCCCTTACGGCTGAGCCGCCTGCTCACGGTGGCGCTGTCGGCGCTGTCGGCGCTCGTCGTGCTGACCGCGTCGACCCTCGTCTTCACGTCGAGCGTGATGGAGCAGAACACCGAGCGCCTCACGACCTCCCTGGAAGCACAGCGGACGGCGCGCGACATCGAGGGGAGGCTGCTCTCGTACGACCGCCGCGTGGGCGACATGGCGGAGCGCGGCGAAAATGAGCCGGCCGCGCAGAGCGAGAGCACGCAACGGCGGCTCGGTGAGCTGCTCGCCGAGGCGCACTCCTACGTCGGCAGCGAGATCGAACAGGAGGTCCTCCAGAGCCTCCAGGGCAACATCGACAGCTACTTCGCGGCCCGCAGGCGGGCGGCCGAGGCCGGTCTGCGCCTGGAAGACGCGCTCGACAGCGCGCGCCCGACCTTCGATGCGGCTCTCGCAGACGCCGACCGGCTGGCAGTCGTCAATGCCGCGGACGCTGCCTCGGCGCTGCAGGCGACGAGGCGGTGGAACTTCCGGGCCGAGCTCACCGCGCTCGCCTCGACGGTCACCTTGGCGCTCGTGGTGGCAGGGCTCGCGGTGGGTGCGCGGCGCAAGCTCTACATCCCGCTCCTGCGTCTCGCGCAAACCATCCAGCGCTTCGGCGCCGGCGACACCACCGCGCGCGCCGAGAATGCCGGGCCGGTCGAGATCGGCACCATCGCCCGGGCTTTCAATGAAATGGCCGACGTCGTCGTGAGTCAGCGCAAGCAGCAGCTCGATTTCCTCGCCGCCGTGGCCCACGACCTCCGTAACCCGCTCGCGGCCATCAAGCTCTCCGTGGCCACGCTGGGCGTCCGCGGCGCGCTCTCGGGCGAGCGCACCGCGCGCACGCTGTCCATCGTCGATCGGCAAGTCGACAGGCTCGGGCGAATGGTCGACGATCTGCTCGACGCGGCGCGCGTCGAGGCCGGCGAGCTCACGCTGCACCCGAGCGCGTGTGATCTTCGCGATATCGCGCGTGACGCCGTCGAGCTCTACGCGCCCACCACGACGCGCCACGAGCTCGACGTCGACATCCCGGACGAGCCGCTCGCCGGGCTCTTCGACGCCGCCCGCGTCCACCAGGTCCTCGACAACTTGCTCAGCAACGCGATCAAATACTCGCCCGTGGGCGGCCATGTGCGCCTCGCGCTCCGGCGTGAGGGCGACGATGCTTTGATGAGCGTGGCCGACGAAGGGGTCGGCATCCCTCCCGAGGAGCTCGCGCGCCTCTTCGAGCCGTTCCAGCGCGCGCCGTCGGGGCGCAAAGTGGCGCACGGCCTGGGGCTCGGGCTCTGGGTCGTGAGGCGAATCGTCGAGGCGCACGGGGGGCACATTCGCGTGGAGAGCCAGCCCGGTGAAGGCTCGACGTTCCTCATCCGCCTGCCGCTCGCGGCGCGCCCGGCTGCTGAAGACGACGCGGTCCGCTGCGCCTGACGCACGCATCAGGGGTTGGATCCCGCCTCGGTCTTCTCGTCCTGCGGAGGAGGGTGAATCCTCACGGCCCGCACATGCTGGGGCGTCGCGTCGACGACCTCGAGCACCGTCCCGTCGGGCGCCGTGAGCCGCGTCCCCACGGTGGGGATGGCCTGGGCGAGGTGCAGGACGAGCCCCGCGATGGTCGAGAAGGTCTCCTCGGTGGGGAGGTCGAGGTCGAGCACGCGGGTCACTTCGCGCACCGGAGCCCCACCTTGCACGAGGAACGTCCCCTTGGGCTCGCGGCGCACGAGCTCGGGCGCGGGGGCGTCGTGCTCGCTGTGGATGTCACCCACGAGCTCCTCGATGAGGTCCTCGAGCGTGACGATGCCGCTCGAGGCGCCCCGCTCGTCGACCACGATGCCGAGCTGCGTCCGGCGCTTCTTCATCTCGTCGAGCAGCGTGACCGCCCGCGCGGTCTCGCTGACGAAGTAGGCGGGCCGCAAGACGTCCCGCAGGGCGAACCCCGCCGCGTCGGGGGCGCGGGTGAAGACGTCCTTCACGTTCACGTAGCCGATCACGTTGTCGGGATTCCCTTCGTAGACCGGCATCCGGGTGTGTCCGCGCTCGGCGACCAGCCGACGCACATCGTCGAGGGTCGCATCGGCGGGCAGGCAGGCCACCCGCATGCGCGGGACCATCACCTGCACGGCCGTGAGCTCGGGCAGCTCGAGCGCGCGACTCGCGATCTCGCCTGCGCTCGGATTCACCGAGCCGGTCTTGGCGGCTTCCTCGACGATCTGGCTGATCTCTTCGGGCGACAGCCGTGCTTCGGTGAACGTGGTCTTGTCCCCGAAGAGGCGAAGCACCACGTTCGAGCTCACGGTCAAAAACCAGACGAGCGGGCGCGCGAGCCAGGAGAGGCCGAGGAGCGGCCTGCCGATGAACAGGGCGTACTGCTCCGCGTATCGCAGCGCGAGCGACTTGGGGACGA includes:
- a CDS encoding sensor histidine kinase — its product is MQPALPPPRPSDQARPLRLSRLLTVALSALSALVVLTASTLVFTSSVMEQNTERLTTSLEAQRTARDIEGRLLSYDRRVGDMAERGENEPAAQSESTQRRLGELLAEAHSYVGSEIEQEVLQSLQGNIDSYFAARRRAAEAGLRLEDALDSARPTFDAALADADRLAVVNAADAASALQATRRWNFRAELTALASTVTLALVVAGLAVGARRKLYIPLLRLAQTIQRFGAGDTTARAENAGPVEIGTIARAFNEMADVVVSQRKQQLDFLAAVAHDLRNPLAAIKLSVATLGVRGALSGERTARTLSIVDRQVDRLGRMVDDLLDAARVEAGELTLHPSACDLRDIARDAVELYAPTTTRHELDVDIPDEPLAGLFDAARVHQVLDNLLSNAIKYSPVGGHVRLALRREGDDALMSVADEGVGIPPEELARLFEPFQRAPSGRKVAHGLGLGLWVVRRIVEAHGGHIRVESQPGEGSTFLIRLPLAARPAAEDDAVRCA
- a CDS encoding hemolysin family protein, which gives rise to MLALVLVNGVLAGAEIAVVALRSSRLDRLVAEKSRRARAVKALRDDPERFLATVQIGITVIGALAGAFGGATFAEDLAPLLQRIPAVGDHADTIALGLVVALISYLSLVLGELVPKSLALRYAEQYALFIGRPLLGLSWLARPLVWFLTVSSNVVLRLFGDKTTFTEARLSPEEISQIVEEAAKTGSVNPSAGEIASRALELPELTAVQVMVPRMRVACLPADATLDDVRRLVAERGHTRMPVYEGNPDNVIGYVNVKDVFTRAPDAAGFALRDVLRPAYFVSETARAVTLLDEMKKRRTQLGIVVDERGASSGIVTLEDLIEELVGDIHSEHDAPAPELVRREPKGTFLVQGGAPVREVTRVLDLDLPTEETFSTIAGLVLHLAQAIPTVGTRLTAPDGTVLEVVDATPQHVRAVRIHPPPQDEKTEAGSNP